In Mucilaginibacter sp. KACC 22063, the genomic stretch TAATTTATACAGGCTTAAGGCAAACGCCCGAAATGGTAGTGAATGCTGCCCTGCAGGAGGATGTTGATGCCATTGGGGTTTCCATACTTTCGGGTGCGCACATGACGGTGTTTCCTAAAATCATTAATCTGCTCAAAGAAAAACAGGTGAACGATGTGCTGCTCACCGGCGGAGGTATAATCCCCGATAGCGATGCAGCTAAACTAAAGGAAATGGGCGTAGGCGAACTTTTCCCGCCGGGTACTTCCACCAGCAGCATTGTAGATTATATCACTAACTGGGTGCATCAGCACCGTAACTTCTAAAGCACTGCTTATGTCATATCAAAACTTATTAATCGAAGATAAAGGTCGTATCAGGTACATCACCATTAACCGCGAAAGTAAATTGAATGCTTTGAACAAGGATACCCTTACAGAGCTTCATGCAGTATTCGCAAGCACGTTTGAAGATCAGGCTATTGGTGGTGTAATTATAACCGGTGCCGGTTCAAAAGCATTTGTTGCCGGGGCCGACATTAGCGAGTTTCAGGGCAAGGGTGTAAACGAAGGCAGCCAGATGGCGCGCGAGGCTCAGCACAGTGTGTTCGATCTTATTGCAAACGGTGCAAAGCCGATTATTGCTGTAATAAATGGTTACGCACTTGGCGGCGGGTTAGAGCTGGCTATGGCCTGCCATATACGTATAGCTGCCAACACGGCTAAGATGGGCTTGCCAGAAGTTACTTTGGGATTGATTCCGGGCTATGGAGGTACACAGCGGCTTACGCAATTAGTTGGTCGCGGCAAAGCGCTCGAACTTATCATGACGGCTGATATGATAGGTGCCGAAGAAGCATTGCAACTTGGCTTGGTGAATCATGTTACCGAAGCAGATAATGCTATGGTTAAAGCCGAAGAATTAATGCATAAAATACTGAAGCGTGCGCCTTTGGCTGTTGCTGCCGCTATAAAAGCGGTAAGCGCGGCTGCCGTATCCGAAGGTTTTAAGGCAGAGATCGATTTGTTTGGAAACTGCTTTAGTTCAGCTGATTTTAAAGAAGGAGTAGCTGCGTTTCTTGAAAAACGGTCACCAGAATTTAAAGGTTTATAGTTGGTATAACTTTTTATACGTATATTTCGTATCCCCTCAATAAATAATTAATTTGTAATTAACCCAGGTGGTTAAGTACTTTTACGTTTGTTTGAAGATATTCTGTTATGAAAAAGATCCTCATCGTTGATGATGAAGTAAATACCGCGTTATTACTTTCTAAATTTTTAACCAGAAATGGATTTGAAGTTTCCACCGCTTCAAATGGTGGCAGCGGTATGGAATATCTTAAAAACGATGCTTATGATCTTGTATTGTGCGATTTCAGGCTGGAGGACACCGATGGCCGCGAAATGCTGAAGAGCATAAAATCTCAGTACCCTAAAACCGGTGTTATTATTATCACAGGCTATTCGGATATAAAAATGGCTGTTGAGCTGATCAAAATGGGCGCTTATGATTATATCACCAAGCCTTTATATCCCGATGAGATTCTGAATACCATTAACAAAGCTATAGAAACCCATCACGCGCTGGTAACCGAGCCGCAGGAAGAATTGGCCGCTGTTAGCCCCAAAGCGAAAGAAGATAAAAAGCAACAAATGCCTTCAAACGAGTTTGTTGTAGGCAAAAGCCGGGCATCTAAAGAACTGTTAAGGCAGATAGAGCTGGTTGCGCCAACCAATTACAGTGTGATTATTTTGGGCGAAAGCGGTACAGGTAAAGAGTCGGTAGCTAAAAGCATCCACTTAAACAGCCCTCGCCGCGATCAGCCGTTTATTGCCATGGACTGCGGTTCATTGACCAAAGAGCTTGCCCAGAGCGAATTTTTCGGTCACGAGAAAGGATCATTCACCGGTGCATTATACACTAAAATCGGTCACTTTGAAATGGCGAACGGCGGCACGCTGTTTCTTGATGAGGTAGGCAACCTGTCATACGATATTCAGGCGGCGTTGCTGCGTACCGTGCAGGAACGTAAAGTAAAACGGATTGGCAGTACCAAGGAAATTGACCTCGATGTACGCATTATTGTGGCTACTAACGAAAACCTGATGGATGGCATTCAGAAAGGCCGTTTCCGCGAAGATTTGTACCATCGCTTTAATGAGTTTACCATATACATGCCGCCACTGCGCGACCGGGGCAGCGATATTATGCTGATGGCCGAACATTTTCTGAAAATAGCCAACCATGAACTGGGTCGCAGCGTACAATATTTTTCGCCCGAGGTTGAAGAGTGCTTTATCAACTACAAGTGGACGGGTAATATCCGCGAGCTTAAAAATGTAATTCGCCGGGCTACACTTTTAACAGAGGGCGATACCGTACAAATTAAGTCCCTTCCGCTCGAAATCTCAAATTATAGCCGTATAGCGGCTCCGCATGATTTTGCTGCTAATAGCAATAACTATAGTGCCGAGCCTGCACCTGTAAGAGAGCACAACCGCAAAGACCTTAAAAATGCGGCGCTTGAAGCAGAGTACGACACCATTTTGCGCGTATTACGCGAGGTAAATTTTAATAAAACCAAGGCTGCAGAAATACTGAAGATAGACCGCAAAACTTTATATAATAAAATGAAGGCGATCAATTTGGGTAAATAATGGCAGAAGATAAAGAACAACCGGATTTAAGCTTGATAAGGCATGATATACGCAATCAGCTTTCTAACATCAACCTGGCGTTAGAACAGCTAAAGTATGAGATAAGACCTGTGGATGACGAGACTGCTTTTTATCTGGAGACCATTGCTGCCGGATGCGGAAAGATAAACGAATTGTTAAATGGCCTTGAATAAAGGCTATTTTTGTAGTACAGATTTAAACATTTACAGCTTATAGCTGTTTAACAATCTTTCACACTAATTTTACTGGACAGAGCAGTGCGGGTGATGGCTGTTGAGCTAAAGCAATACTTATGTCGATTTTTAATTACAGGCAACGCAATAATATAATCCTGATCAGCATCATTGTGCTTGGCTGTTTTCTGTTGTATGCCCTAAGCTCACTCTTTAGCTCTATACTGGGCGCCATTGTGCTGTATGTGATCTGCCGTCCCGGGTATATCTATCTCACGGAAAAAAAGAACTGGGGGCGTTCTGTTACAGCGCTGATGTTTATACTTGTTACGCTTATTGTAATTGTTATCCCCTTTCTTTCATTAAGCTTTATGGTGATCAACAAGATTGCAGAGATCAAGGATAACCCGGTGTTTATTGACCAGTTGATTAAAAAGGCAAATGCCTTTACCGGCTCAACCTTCAATCAGCCTCACATGATTGATAGCTTTACCGATAAAATAAGCACATATGCCACAGATTTGTTTCCGTCCATTTTAGGCGGTGCAGCTAATATCTTGCTCACCCTGCTGGTGTTGTACTTTCTATTGTATTTTATGTTTGTGCAACTGCGCGAGTTTGAAGCTGGCCTGCTGCGCTATGCGCCATTCCGCGAGCAGCATGCATTGAAGTTTGCTACCGCGTTAAAAAATGCAACCTACTCAAACGTACTGGGGCAGGGTATTATTTCAATAGTACAGGGATTACTGCTGGCTAACGGGTTTTGGATAGTAGGCATACCCGATGCTTTATTCTGGGGAATTATAGGCACGTTCATTTCGTTTTTGCCGGTAGTAGGTGCGCCAACGCTTTCTATACCTGCGGGTATTTATTTAATGATGATTGGTGAAACTTGGCGTGGAATCGGCATTATTGTTTATGGCCTGCTGTTTATCGGCAACATTGATAACGTGCTGCGCATGATCATTAATAAGCGTATTGCTAATACACATCCTATTATTTCCATTATAGGGGTTTTTATAGGTTTGCCGCTTTTTGGTATTTTAGGCCTCGTATTTGGGCCGGTATTGTTATCCTATTTTCTGTTACTTGTAGAAATTTATGAAACTAACCGGCTTGCTGCTGAGCGGCTTGACAGAATTAAAATGGAGAACGATTTATAAATTGTACTACCCTTGCTTCGTGCCCGTTTAAAGGGTAATAAATATAAACCATTAAATAAATTTAGAACGAACACAAACAAAACATCCAACTTAAAAATTATAGTACTATGAACAATAACACAAAAGTAATTGTGGCCTTACTTGCAGGGATAGCAGCGGGGGCAGCCTTAGGTATATTGTTTGCACCTGAAAAAGGTGATGAAACACGCGATAAACTGGCCGATTCTTTAAAAAGCTTAAGCGATAGCATTAAAGAAACCGCCGGTAAAGAAATTGACAGCTTGCTTGGTTTTAAAGACAAAGTAGTTGATAGTATAAAGACCAAGATCAACGGTGCTGAAGAAGAGTATCAGGACGATCTGGAGCACGCATAAAAATTATAAATGATCCCGGGCTTATGTCCCGGGAGATATTTTCTGATGATGGAAGAAAGAGAACAAGAAGTTAAAGAGCCACAACAACCACCTGCTTTAGATCAGCTGCGCGACTACGTGGAAACACGTATTAAGCTTTCCAAATACAAGGTGATTGAGAAAAGCACATCGGTTATTGCAGGTATAGTTACCGATGTTATTATTGTAGTTTGCCTGGCACTTACCTTTTTGTTTGCCAGCTTTACACTGGCGCTTTTCCTGGCAGACGTATTTCACTCCTATTGGAAAGGTTTTGGCGCCGTAGCCCTTATATACCTTATCATTGCCGTAGTGGTAATGATGGCTAAAGACGGCTTTAAAAAACCAATCATTAACACACTGATCAAAAAGATATTTAGCGATAACGAGTGATGGATATACCTGTTAATAATATAAACGACCTGCGCAGCGAGATTATCAGGCTGGAAAAGCTTAAACAGCAGCAGGAAATGGATCTTAAAAAAAGGTACAACAGTCCATCATCTGTTTTTTCTGCAGCGTTTAGCCTTTTTAATAAATCAGGCGACCCAAAAGCGGCCAGTAAATTTTTTACTCCAGATATTATAGGTTTGGTTTCGAGGTTTGTTTTGCCAATCACTTTAAATAAAACACTGTTTAAAGGATCAAACGTATTGGTAAAAACGTTGGTAGGTCTGGTTTCGCAAAAAGCTTCAGCCTTTATTAATGACGATGCTGTACACAGTATTTGGGATAAGGCGAAAGGGCTTTTAAGCAAAGTTAAATTAGGCAAAAGCAAAAAAAGCGACGACGAAGCCGATGAACATCATGTAAAATCGGCAGTGCTTTAGTCAATCGGTTCGGCTATAAACAACAATTCCGGTTTGCTGAATTGCAGGTTGTAAAAACCATCCGCTGTAGTTTCGTAGATATCTTCGCCGATTTGCTTCAATCCTCGTGTAGTAAGATCTAAAGGCTTATCTATTATCCTGATGTGTTCTCCTTGCGGTTTCCATTTGTTAAAGCCAGATTGTACACCAAATATCTTTTCAGCCTCTGTATAAACCACCAGGTTAATCAGATTTGCATAAGCCTTTAATGGTTCCCAATCATTTGTAATGACATTGACTGCCGGATATTTTTCTTCAAGCAGGAAATCAAAAGCAGCTTCTATATAGCTGTGATTTGTAAGGATATGTTGTACATCAGATTGCTCATCAGAAACAATGGAACTGATAATCCTGTCCACCTTAATGTGATTGTTGATCAACTGCTTGGCGGTCTCTTTTGTAGCGATAACCGTAGGACTCCATTCCAATAGTTGCCCCAACAATTCAAAAGAAAAGTCGTCAAGATCGAGTACCAGCAAAGCCGGCTCCTGTTTTTCGCGGACAATATGGTGAGATGACATAGGTTCGAATCCTTATATTCTGCTAAGCTAATTGTATTTTTGTTTATTGTAATATGAATACAAAACCTTCAACTGATTTTGCGCTGCTGGTACACGCATGCGACCGTTATTCATTTCTATACGAAGGTTTTTCTTACTTTTTTGAACGCTTCTGGGATTTCAACGTGCCATGCACCTATTACTTTGCAACGGAAGAAATTGATGCGGACATTAATGGCTTCACCAATATTAAATCGGGCAAAGGCGAATGGAGCGACAGGTTGGTTAAGCTATTGAAGCAAATTCCTGAAAAGCATATCATTTACTTCCAGGAAGATATGTGGCTTGATAAAGCTGTAGATGCTTCTTTTTTTGAGAGCCTGTTTCAGTATATAATTAAAAATAACTGGCAGCAGGTGAAACTCACCAGTTCTGATGTATATGTTACCCAACCTACCGCACATGTAATCAATGGCTTTACCATAGCGCAGTTGGATAATCAAGCATCCGGCTATTTGATGTCGCACCAGGTAACCATTTGGGACAAAGATTTTTTGTTGGCTCAATTACCTAAAGGCGAGCATCCGTGGCGCAACGAGCGTAAGGGGACTAAGCGCTTAAAAAAGCTGAATCCTGAAATATTTCACGTTGATTACTTCTCAGAGAACGGCCACCCGCCAATTAATAACAATGCAGATAACGCTACACCAAGCCGTTACTTTACAGTTTCGCAGAATAGCACTTTAAATTACAGGGTATTACCTTTTATTGATTTATTGAATAATGGAAGTACGCAAGAACAATTATATGCTAAGCAATTACAGCAGCACTACGACCAGCAACTAACTCACGACGGTAAACCTAAACCACGCAAAGACGACATCTTTAAAAAGATTAAAAACTGGATTAAAGGGAAGTAAAATAACATTGTCATCTCGAACGCAGTGAGAGATCTTATTTGATTTGAACAGATTTCTCACATTCGTTCGAAATGACAAATAACAAAGAAGGGCGATCAACATCGCCCTTCTTTGTTATTTCTTCATCAACTCGCTTATCGGCTGACCGATACAGCCATTTGGCACCTGAATGTGCAATAATGCGGCAACGGTTGCCGAAATATCCGTCATATGGGTTTCGCGGTTAAGGCTGCCATGCTGTACGCCCCACCCCATAAATACCAATGGGATATGCGTATCATAAGGCGACCATGTACCGTGGGAAGTGCCAGTAGCATTTTGCGAACCTGAGTACCATCCGGGTTTAAGGGCAATTAAAATCACACCGCTTCTTTCGGGGTTATAAGAGTTAAGCGCTCTGGTCCTGATCCACTCAGGAATGCTTGCATTTTGCGCATTTGCAAGATCGATAGCAAACATTACGCCCGGTTGCTTTTTCAAAAACTCGATGCAGTCATATTTAATCGCATTCTCATTCAGTTTTTTATCTGCAATAACCTTATTATTAAGGTTAATCTCATAGCTGCCGGCATTTAACACAATGTTTTTAACATCATATTTTTTCTCTAACAAAGTATTCAGGTCGCGAACGGCAAGGCCGCTGTTAAAGTAACCTGCTGGGATGTTATGATCTGTCAGGAAATGAGGGTTATTAGCCGCACCATGGTCGGCGGTTAAAAAGGCAGTATAGTTTCCCT encodes the following:
- a CDS encoding cobalamin B12-binding domain-containing protein; the encoded protein is MSENQFNRPIRVLIAKVGLDGHDRGARIIATTLRDAGMEVIYTGLRQTPEMVVNAALQEDVDAIGVSILSGAHMTVFPKIINLLKEKQVNDVLLTGGGIIPDSDAAKLKEMGVGELFPPGTSTSSIVDYITNWVHQHRNF
- a CDS encoding enoyl-CoA hydratase/isomerase family protein; amino-acid sequence: MSYQNLLIEDKGRIRYITINRESKLNALNKDTLTELHAVFASTFEDQAIGGVIITGAGSKAFVAGADISEFQGKGVNEGSQMAREAQHSVFDLIANGAKPIIAVINGYALGGGLELAMACHIRIAANTAKMGLPEVTLGLIPGYGGTQRLTQLVGRGKALELIMTADMIGAEEALQLGLVNHVTEADNAMVKAEELMHKILKRAPLAVAAAIKAVSAAAVSEGFKAEIDLFGNCFSSADFKEGVAAFLEKRSPEFKGL
- a CDS encoding sigma-54-dependent transcriptional regulator, with translation MKKILIVDDEVNTALLLSKFLTRNGFEVSTASNGGSGMEYLKNDAYDLVLCDFRLEDTDGREMLKSIKSQYPKTGVIIITGYSDIKMAVELIKMGAYDYITKPLYPDEILNTINKAIETHHALVTEPQEELAAVSPKAKEDKKQQMPSNEFVVGKSRASKELLRQIELVAPTNYSVIILGESGTGKESVAKSIHLNSPRRDQPFIAMDCGSLTKELAQSEFFGHEKGSFTGALYTKIGHFEMANGGTLFLDEVGNLSYDIQAALLRTVQERKVKRIGSTKEIDLDVRIIVATNENLMDGIQKGRFREDLYHRFNEFTIYMPPLRDRGSDIMLMAEHFLKIANHELGRSVQYFSPEVEECFINYKWTGNIRELKNVIRRATLLTEGDTVQIKSLPLEISNYSRIAAPHDFAANSNNYSAEPAPVREHNRKDLKNAALEAEYDTILRVLREVNFNKTKAAEILKIDRKTLYNKMKAINLGK
- a CDS encoding AI-2E family transporter; translated protein: MSIFNYRQRNNIILISIIVLGCFLLYALSSLFSSILGAIVLYVICRPGYIYLTEKKNWGRSVTALMFILVTLIVIVIPFLSLSFMVINKIAEIKDNPVFIDQLIKKANAFTGSTFNQPHMIDSFTDKISTYATDLFPSILGGAANILLTLLVLYFLLYFMFVQLREFEAGLLRYAPFREQHALKFATALKNATYSNVLGQGIISIVQGLLLANGFWIVGIPDALFWGIIGTFISFLPVVGAPTLSIPAGIYLMMIGETWRGIGIIVYGLLFIGNIDNVLRMIINKRIANTHPIISIIGVFIGLPLFGILGLVFGPVLLSYFLLLVEIYETNRLAAERLDRIKMENDL
- a CDS encoding YtxH domain-containing protein; its protein translation is MNNNTKVIVALLAGIAAGAALGILFAPEKGDETRDKLADSLKSLSDSIKETAGKEIDSLLGFKDKVVDSIKTKINGAEEEYQDDLEHA
- a CDS encoding phage holin family protein — its product is MMEEREQEVKEPQQPPALDQLRDYVETRIKLSKYKVIEKSTSVIAGIVTDVIIVVCLALTFLFASFTLALFLADVFHSYWKGFGAVALIYLIIAVVVMMAKDGFKKPIINTLIKKIFSDNE
- a CDS encoding thiamine diphosphokinase produces the protein MSSHHIVREKQEPALLVLDLDDFSFELLGQLLEWSPTVIATKETAKQLINNHIKVDRIISSIVSDEQSDVQHILTNHSYIEAAFDFLLEEKYPAVNVITNDWEPLKAYANLINLVVYTEAEKIFGVQSGFNKWKPQGEHIRIIDKPLDLTTRGLKQIGEDIYETTADGFYNLQFSKPELLFIAEPID